In a genomic window of Lycium ferocissimum isolate CSIRO_LF1 chromosome 9, AGI_CSIRO_Lferr_CH_V1, whole genome shotgun sequence:
- the LOC132032015 gene encoding secreted RxLR effector protein 161-like translates to MDKIPYASAVGSLMYAQVCKPPDIACIVGMLGKYLNNPRMHHWKAVKRVIRYLQRTKDYMLTYRKSDHLEIVGYSDSNFARCLDSRRSISGYVFMLVGGVISWKSVKKTLIASSAMEAEFIACFKASNQGIWL, encoded by the coding sequence ATGGACAAAATCCCATATGCATCAGCAGTGGGAAGTCTCATGTATGCACAAGTTTGTAAGCCTCCAGATATAGCGTGTATAGTGGGAATGTTGGGCAAATATTTAAATAATCCCAGAATGCATCATTGGAAAGCAGTGAAACGCGTTATAAGGTATCTTCAAAGAACTAAAGATTACATGCTCACTTATCGGAAGTCGGATCACTTGGAGATCGTAGGGTATTCCGATTCAAATTTTGCTAGATGTCTTGATAGTAGGAGATCTATATCAGGTTATGTTTTCATGTTGGTTGGAGGAGTTATTTCTTGGAAGAGTGTCAAAAAAACACTAATAGCTTCTTCTGCTATGGAAGCTGAATTTATAGCCTGCTTTAAAGCATCAAATCAAGGAATATGGCTATAG